The proteins below are encoded in one region of Toxoplasma gondii ME49 chromosome IV, whole genome shotgun sequence:
- a CDS encoding hypothetical protein (encoded by transcript TGME49_320080): MGRSPKAPASLSSLSPLSLPPTSSEQPVENARPASGAMNETQAHAADAASGEVAKEDKPGQSPSVSGALGGASSTSFSSDLHALVKEPLVTAPSLASSASGSFSTEVGRDLENAGSMSTAGSFKEQTQNDSGAEETQQIAFNGVLNGDDPLPSSLFFSTLSFSMSPTLPEDPAPHRLHEEGLTELTHPGKDEKDNCGTATSTVSGVAPRRTRQAVPGCVQVVASSCLQSGSCSGPLGPREGRNSSRPFLSSLSTGERILSADVHSSQSLPSLSVLTKAFSGPTVAVASKGGKEKAILGTSVGVSVGTGNSSTVQASVATSLCVCKFLLGEDVAGYLVGRKGGGIDEFQKRNGPGLRVTVSKRGEIFPVLGERIAAAVGVQESIARALDEIVDVATKRAMHKEEERRLDTGRKISKPKTCFKLVVPETSVRLLEQQVENRESAKDIGRKHKTEVLITSANDWFHLEAGDAVAKERLVQVIGLPNDVKDTVRELVPLYQQDTTLTTSLELCYGKKTPAPPPPPPPVLPSLFTFTPSAPPPAFSASSAFLPPYSGSCFAVANPLLSDVGSRLLAGPASPGGRGPASLSASQNALAPEPFASVAGLGKTSFASSRSGAFASGLGKAKLLAPLLSTGLNHAPAASTFSTAVGSSLDGCPLLAPSQGLSVGRSAETELPDVFVRTLNAAAPLAGQSGGVGVGKSVGDANVTGDLLSLLNSQGGNGRKLFSEGHGYLAYVQADNQAGVSIGGGGRNACAASAVEASPEAQTGGAKPVPFGPRKNAGAYPPEALGSSAAMSQAYAVRALLHFMGNEAKQSGREKREGGPGTGRNPQKRETFEVPTFLGATGLRDDLRLLSSRPAHPGLATQAGHRSGPGSPLNAPSGAGRGPGDPSAMETGTGSEAATAFAYSLKRDSRDSRGPLLSVDPFQGSGMRSNFTGSGAGSGALDAVGFLSECGAARDGRGFVWPLSDERPGEATPAAIFPGASGEKKSPPVAGAGVLPASSRLVPSAPIFHPQQPSGEGFPLMPDDNNLQLLNSLLQANLGQRGGAAARQGGERGDGSPGHGARTGVSPFLPSGTYSLAASSFSTATPLAKQRMRDAQWPPQRLSNTGLGADALDGDAQSTRLRNELLCLLRRKELREGAEFQPGRGDASARGSFCLPSAATRRGSHATAAGPAGDPGTTGRDNVGGKPETADLEVELALLQSILSQSQSLPSGTAGGSLGRAQGFAACADAGLDQRASSGLHVDLQKLQQLQGRVFGTSAVKRVGRADEDSGIWREGQRLLRGPSRGKNERDGGQKREDESTEPGRLPFSGSLSLSQSGPALSVFAASSSHATTGQPQAPRLVPGVEAWPAHGSAASSPCAATSSFAGGFGLVRESQKDLAGAGRGDGATGPLLPGWPVDAEERSLASSAVPRTSASTPTHRRSKGNYMQSLGLAFQAEVGEDMRGDFRGERRWDGVVASSECSRGEDFGPEGRVVPLESAGTDAGGQRRALSAQGTEKSASLDKQLDSGSEILHAGRGRAGPAPFDTMDPDSSAGEATKTTTVISSSFVDKGQGVPEPEHRGGLRGVANEEGQELTGTGPDEFSVHIQIPVSVAQSESNLSVLLLLLRSLSTRVSAVRPPAAQPGSGRGTHAGTSGAENESAPGTISLQVSGTADNVASASALLQSLLNGAV, from the exons ATGGGACGGAGTCCAAAAGCCCCCGCTTCGCTGAGTTCTCTCTCACCGCTCTCGCTTCCCCCGACAAGCAGCGAGCAGCCCGTGGAGAACGCTAGACCGGCCTCTGGCGCCATGAACGAGACGCAGGCGCATGCCGCGGACGCGGCTTCAGGCGAAGTGGCGAAGGAAGACAAACCGGGTCAGAGCCCAAGCGTCTCTGGCGCCCTTGGTGGCGCGTCCTCCACCTCATTTTCCAGCGATCTGCATGCCCTCGTGAAGGAGCCGCTCGTGACCGCACCGTCCCTTGCTTCCTCGGCGAGTGGAAGCTTTTCCACGGAAGTCGGGAGAGACCTGGAAAATGCCGGATCTATGTCGACTGCAGGCAGCTTTAAAGAACAGACGCAGAACGACAGTGGCGCGGAAGAGACCCAGCAGATCGCCTTCAACGGCGTCCTCAACGGAGACGAccctcttccctcgtctctcttcttctcaaccctctccttctccatgTCTCCAACGCTGCCGGAAGACCCTGCCCCACACCGCCTCCATGAAGAAGGACTCACTGAATTGACTCATCCAG ggaaggacgagaaagatAACTGCGGAACAGCTACCTCAACCGTTTCTGGCGTCGCGCCGCGACGCACCCGCCAGGCTGTTCCGGGCTGTGTGCAAGTCGTTgcgtcttcctgtcttcaATCGGGCTCGTGTTCGGGACCTCTGGGCCCGCGGGAAGGGCGAAACTCTTCTCgcccgtttctctcgtctctgtcgacaggagagaggattCTTTCTGCGGATGTGCACTCGTCTCAGTCGTTGCCTTCGCTGTCGGTGCTCACAAAAGCTTTCTCTGGCCCGACGGTAGCGGTTGCGAGcaagggaggaaaggaaaaggcgaTCCTCGGCACGAGTGTCGGTGTAAGTGTCGGCACTGGGAACAGCTCGACTGTCCAAGCCAGTGTAGCCACAAGTCTCTGCGTTTGCAAGTTCCTTCTCGGCGAAGACGTCGCGGGGTACCTGGTGGGGCGGAAGGGCGGCGGCATCGATGAGTTCCAGAAACGAAACGGACCCGGCCTCAGGGTGACAGTCAGCAAACGCGGGGAGATCTTCCCCGTGCTCGGCGAGAGAATCGCCGCAGCAGTCGGCGTCCAAGAAAGCATTGCCAGAGCGCTCGATGAAATTGTCGACGTCGCCACTAAGAGAGCCATgcacaaggaagaagaaagaagactcgACACCGGAAGAAAAATAAGCAAACCGAAG ACATGCTTCAAGTTGGTGGTTCCAGAGACTTCCGTGAGGCTCCTCGAACAGCAAGTTGAGAATCGCGAATCGGCGAAAGATATCG GTCGCAAACACAAGACTGAGGTCCTCATAACATCTGCAAACGACTGGTTCCACCTCGAAGCTGGCGACGCCGTTGCTAAG GAGCGTTTGGTTCAAGTGATTGGTCTGCCGAACGACGTGAAGGACACAGTACGAGAGTTGGTGCCTCTGTACCAGCAAGACACGACACTGACTACCTCCCTTGAGCTATGCTACGGAAAAAAAACGCCGGCTCCGCCTCCACCTCCGCCCCCCGTTCTCCCGTCGCTCTTCACATTCACGCCCTCAGCCCCGCCTCCCGCattctcggcttcttcggcgTTTCTGCCCCCGTACTCGGGCTCTTGTTTTGCCGTGGCGAATCCCCTGCTCTCCGACGTCGGCAGCCGCCTGTTGGCGGGGCCCGCGTCCCCCGGGGGACGCGGGCCGGCCAGTCTGAGTGCGTCGCAGAATGCCCTGGCTCCAGAGCCTTTCGCGTCTGTTGCGGGCCTGGGAAAGACttcgttcgcctcctcgcggagcggggccttcgcctctggaCTGGGCAAGGCCAAACTGCTCGCGCCGCTCCTCTCGACTGGGCTCAACCATGCgcctgccgcctccaccttCAGCACGGCTGTGGGATCCAGCCTAGACGGCTGTCCCCTTCTCGCGCCCTCCCAGGGCCTCAGTGTGGGGCGGAGCGCGGAAACAGAGCTCCCCGATGTCTTCGTTCGGACGCTGAACGCCGCGGCGCCTCTGGCTGGGCAGAGCGGTGGCGTTGGAGTCGGGAAGAGTGTCGGCGATGCAAATGTAACCGGGGACCTTCTTTCACTCCTCAACTCGCAAGGCGGAAATGGCCGAAAGCTCTTCTCGGAAGGACACGGATACCTTGCGTACGTCCAGGCCGACAACCAAGCAGGAGTCTCGATCGGTGGTGGAGGTCggaacgcatgcgcagcgTCGGCGGTCGAGGCCTCGCCTGAGGCTCAGACTGGAGGCGCGAAGCCGGTCCCTTTCGGGCCCAGAAAGAATGCGGGCGCGTACCCGCCTGAGGCTCTCGGGTCAAGCGCGGCGATGTCGCAGGCCTACGCCGTCCGGGCGCTGCTGCACTTCATGGGGAACGAGGCGAAGCAATCGGGcagggagaagcgcgaaggtGGACCTGGGACTGGTCGAAAcccacagaagagagaaaccttCGAAGTGCCGACGTTCCTCGGGGCTACAGGGCTTCGCGAcgatcttcgtcttctgtcttctcggcCCGCCCACCCTGGCCTCGCGACTCAGGCGGGCCACAGGTCGGGCCCCGGGTCCCCGTTGAACGCGCCCTCTGGCGCCGGGCGAGGGCCCGGGGACCCTTCCGCGATGGAGACAGGGACGGGCTCTGAGGCCGCCACGGCGTTCGCGTACTCTCTGAAGCGCGACTCACGCGACTCGAGAGGCCCTCTGCTATCTGTCGATCCTTTCCAGGGCAGTGGGATGAGAAGCAACTTTACGGGAAGCGGGGCTGGATCCGGAGCGCTCGATGCTGtcggttttctctcggaATGTGGGGCGGCgcgagacgggagaggcTTCGTGTGGCCTCTGAGCGACGAGAGACCTGGCGAAGCGACACCCGCGGCAATTTTTCCTGGGgcaagtggagagaaaaaatcgCCACCTGTGGCCGGCGCAGGCGTCTTGCCTGCCTCCTCGCGCCTGGTGCCCTCTGCGCCGATCTTTCATCCTCAGCAGCCTTCTGGGGAAGGGTTCCCCCTGATGCCCGACGACAACAACCTCCAGCTGTTGAACTCGCTGCTGCAAGCGAATCTTGGCCAGCGCGGCGGGGCGGCAGCCCGCCAgggcggcgagagaggcgacgggaGTCCTGGACACGGGGCGCGGACCggggtgtctccttttcttccttctggtACTTATTCACTCGCtgcgtcgtccttctccacGGCGACGCCGCTAGCGAAGCAACGCATGCGCGACGCTCAGTGGCCCCCCCAACGTCTCTCCAACACCGGCCTGGGCGCAGATGCGTTGGATGGAGACGCACAGTCTACGCGTCTGCGGAACgagctgctctgtctcctgcgacGGAAGGAACTTCGTGAAGGAGCTGAGTTCCAGCCAggccgaggagacgcgagtgCGAGGGGCTCCTTTTGTCTCCCCTCCGCCGCGACCCGCCGAGGCAGCCATGCAACCGCGGCCGGACCTGCCGGCGACCCCGGCACAACCGGCAGAGACAATGTCGGGGGCAAGCCCGAGACGGCGGACCTCGAGGTGGAGCTGGCGCTTCTCCAGAGCATCCTGTCACAGTCCCAAAGCCTTCCGTCTGGGACGGCAGGGGGCTCTCTGGGGCGCGCGCAGGGCTTCGCGGCCTGCGCAGACGCCGGGCTCGACCAGCGGGCCTCTTCGGGTCTGCATGTAGAtctgcagaagctgcagcagctccaGGGTCGTGTGTTCGGGACGAGTGCCGTGAAACGAGTAGGCAGAGCGGACGAGGACTCCGGCAtctggagagaagggcagCGGCTTTTGAGAGGGCCCTCCAGAGGCAAAAACGAGCGTGACGGTGGCCAGAAGCGCGAAGATGAGTCGACAGAGCCGGGGCGGTTGCCATTCTCGGGGTCGCTGTCACTGTCGCAGAGCGGCccagctctctctgtcttcgcggCTTCTAGCAGTCACGCAACAACGGGACAGCCCCAGGCGCCACGCCTGGTGCCTGGCGTCGAAGCATGGCCCGCGCATGGAtccgctgcttcgtctccgtgCGCGGCGACCTCGTCCTTCGCCGGAGGCTTCGGCCTCGTGCGCGAGAGTCAGAAGGACTTAGCTGGAGCCGGTCGGGGCGACGGTGCGACAGGCCCCCTCCTGCCGGGTTGGCCAGTAGACGCAGAGGAACGGTCTCTTGCCTCGTCTGCGGTCCCGAGAACGAGCGCCAGCACTCCGACCCACCGCCGGAGCAAGGGCAATTACATGCAGTCCCTGGGCCTCGCGTTCCAGGCGGAAGTGGGCGAAGACATGCGAGGGGACTTCCGGGGGGAGCGAAGATGGGACGGCGTGGTCGCAAGCTCCGAGTGCTCCAGAGGCGAGGACTTTGGGCCCGAGGGGCGAGTGGTGCCTTTGGAGTCCGCAGGGACAGATGCCGGGGGACAGCGGCGCGCGCTCTCCGCTCAGGGGACGGAGAAGTCGGCAAGTCTCGACAAGCAACTGGACTCAGGCAGTGAAATTTTGCATGCGGGGCGGGGTCGCGCAGGGCCAGCGCCTTTTGACACGATGGATCCCGACAGCAGCGCGGGCGAGGCCACCAAAACCACGACTGTGATTTCCTCCTCGTTCGTCGACAAGGGTCAGGGGGTGCCCGAGCCCGAACATCGGGGCGGACTCCGAGGCGTCGCGAACGAGGAAGGCCAGGAACTGACAGGAACGGGACCGGACGAATTTTCCGTGCATATTCAG ATTCCGGTTTCTGTCGCACAGTCCGAAAGCAACTTGTCTgtcctgctgctgctgctgcgctcCCTCTCGacgcgcgtctccgccgtgCGACCGCCCGCCGCTCAGCCAGGGAGCGGCCgcggaacgcatgcagggacGTCTGGTGCTGAGAACGAGTCTGCGCCAGGCACGATCTCGCTGCAGGTCAGTGGGACTGCCGACAACGTCGCTTCGGCTTCGGCCCTTCTGCAGTCCCTCTTGAATGGAGCAGTGTAG